In Candidatus Acetothermia bacterium, a single window of DNA contains:
- a CDS encoding carbohydrate ABC transporter permease, whose protein sequence is MRRWRQLLKLLPVHLVVIALAAIWLTPSLGLLVSSFRPRQDLLASGWWTTLVNPSYWPRFTLDNYRDVLFRQGMGRAFLNSFIITVPTTLITLSIAALAAYALAWMNFRGRQLLLMTVIGLIVIPLQMTLIPVLRMFNALKISGTFPGVWLAHTGYGLPLMIYLLRNFFGALPRELFESAFIDGASPFTAFLRLTLPLSVPVLASAAIFQFLWVWNDLLVSLVYLGGFARVAPLTVQLSNLVGSRGQDWHLLTAAAFVSMIVPMIVFFSLQRYFVRGILAGALKG, encoded by the coding sequence ATGAGGCGATGGCGCCAGTTGCTCAAGCTGCTTCCCGTGCATCTTGTCGTGATCGCCCTGGCCGCGATCTGGCTCACCCCGTCCCTCGGGCTCCTCGTGAGCTCGTTCCGCCCCCGGCAGGACCTCCTCGCCTCGGGGTGGTGGACCACGCTCGTCAACCCGAGCTACTGGCCCCGCTTCACGCTCGACAATTATCGGGATGTCCTGTTCCGGCAGGGGATGGGACGGGCGTTCCTCAACAGCTTCATCATCACCGTGCCCACCACCTTGATCACCCTCTCCATCGCCGCGTTGGCCGCGTACGCCCTGGCATGGATGAACTTCCGCGGGCGCCAGCTCCTCCTGATGACGGTGATCGGCCTCATCGTGATCCCCCTTCAAATGACGCTGATCCCTGTGCTCCGGATGTTCAACGCCCTCAAGATCTCCGGCACGTTCCCCGGGGTGTGGCTGGCCCATACCGGCTATGGGCTCCCCCTGATGATCTACCTCCTGCGCAACTTCTTCGGGGCGTTGCCTCGGGAGCTCTTCGAGTCCGCGTTCATCGATGGGGCCAGCCCGTTCACCGCATTCCTGCGCTTGACGCTCCCGTTGTCGGTGCCGGTCTTGGCCTCGGCGGCGATCTTTCAGTTCCTGTGGGTGTGGAACGACCTTCTGGTGAGCCTGGTGTACCTCGGAGGGTTCGCCCGGGTCGCCCCGCTCACAGTCCAGCTGTCGAACCTGGTGGGGTCCCGCGGCCAGGATTGGCACCTCCTCACCGCCGCGGCGTTCGTGTCCATGATCGTCCCGATGATCGTGTTCTTCTCGCTGCAGCGGTACTTCGTGCGGGGGATCCTCGCCGGAGCCCTCAAGGGATGA
- a CDS encoding sugar ABC transporter permease, whose product MNMGRVHWLYLAPALLMLGLFLIYPTAETVRLSFYGPRSDVFVGFQNYVQAFTSQPMLIAFRNNLLWLVVFTLFTVGMGLLLAVLLDRVRYETVIKSVIFLPMAISYVAAGVIWRFMYTFRPAVAPQIGLLNAIVVAVGGNPIGWLIERPWVNNLALIAVGVWVWTGFCMVILSAAYKGIPREMLEAARIDGANEWQLFLHVTIPFLKSTLAVVTTTMIVFVLKVFDIVYVMTNGAYDTDVIANRMYNEMFYFHNYGLASAIAVILFLAIIPFLVINVRRFRAQEAVR is encoded by the coding sequence ATGAACATGGGACGGGTCCACTGGCTGTACTTGGCCCCTGCCCTCCTCATGCTGGGCCTGTTCCTCATCTACCCCACTGCGGAGACGGTCCGCCTTAGCTTCTACGGCCCCAGGTCCGACGTGTTCGTGGGCTTCCAGAACTACGTGCAGGCATTCACCTCTCAGCCCATGCTCATCGCGTTCCGCAACAATCTCTTGTGGTTGGTCGTGTTCACCCTGTTCACCGTGGGGATGGGCCTCCTCCTCGCGGTGCTGCTCGACCGCGTTCGTTACGAGACGGTGATCAAGTCGGTGATCTTCCTCCCGATGGCCATCTCCTATGTGGCGGCCGGGGTGATCTGGAGGTTCATGTACACGTTCCGGCCGGCGGTCGCCCCTCAAATCGGCCTCCTCAACGCGATCGTGGTGGCCGTGGGTGGGAACCCCATTGGATGGCTCATCGAGCGGCCGTGGGTCAACAACCTGGCCCTGATCGCGGTCGGGGTGTGGGTGTGGACTGGGTTCTGCATGGTGATCCTCTCCGCGGCGTACAAGGGGATCCCCAGGGAGATGCTGGAGGCGGCGCGGATCGACGGGGCCAACGAGTGGCAGTTGTTCCTCCACGTGACCATTCCGTTCCTCAAGTCCACGCTCGCTGTGGTCACCACGACGATGATCGTGTTCGTGCTCAAGGTGTTCGACATCGTGTACGTGATGACGAACGGCGCCTACGACACCGACGTGATCGCCAACCGCATGTACAACGAGATGTTCTACTTTCACAACTATGGTTTGGCCAGTGCGATCGCCGTGATCCTGTTCTTGGCGATCATCCCATTCCTCGTCATCAACGTCCGTCGGTTCCGGGCCCAGGAGGCGGTGCGATGA